Below is a genomic region from Tepidiforma bonchosmolovskayae.
ACCTGCTCGTGCTCGAGCGCAAGGTCGTAGCACACCGTCTTCGTCGATGCCTGGTAGGTCCAGAGATGCGAGTACGCCTTCGCCGGGTGGATCGGGTTCGTCACGATGATGTGCGGGTCAAGCCCGGTGTCCGGCGAGGCCTTGGCGATGCGCATCGTCCCGCCCCGCTTGCCGGCCGGCGCCGGCGTCGGGCTGCCCGCCGGCTGCGTGGCGCCCCCTTGGGGCGCCGTGGCCGTCGCGCCGCCAGTATCGTCATCATCGTCGCCGCAGCCGACGCTCAGGCCGGCCGCGCCGAGGGCCGCCATCCCGGTCCCTGCCAGGAAGGCGCGCCGCCGGATGCGTGCGCGCCAGTAGCGGCGCCAGTAGGTGGATTCCATCGCAGTCCCTCCCCTGTTTGGTCGCCCGGCAAACGCTTCGGTCCAAAACTTTGGCCATCTGGCCAATCGCCGGGTCACGGGTAGTATAGGTGCGGCCGCGTCCATTGCAAGCATCGACGCCGCCGATACCACCCCTTCCCGAACCGCGCCGCCCGCGCTACACTTTCCGCCGCTGGACGACCGGCCAAATCCTTGCGGTGGTAGCCAAATGCCGAGCCTCGCCGAAATCAACCCCCTCGCACCCGAAACCGCCGAGTGCCCCTTCCCCTTCTACGAAGCCATGCGCCGCGAGTGCCCCGTCTACCAGGTCCCCGGCGCCGGCTTCTTCATCGTCTCCCGCTTTGAGGACATCCTCCACGTCCTCCGCCACCCCGAAATCTTCTCCTCTAAGTCCGGCCCCGGCCTCCGGCCCGTTCCCGATGAAGAGATCCTCGCCATCATGCGCCAGGGCTGGATGCCCGTGAACACCCTCCTCACCCAGGACCCGCCCGCCCACTCCCGCTACCGCGCGCTCGTCAATAAGGCCTTCTCCGCCCGGCGCGTCGCCAGCCTCGAACCCTCCGTCACCGCAATCGCCAACGACCTCATTGACCGCTTCATCAACGACGGCGAGGTCGAGCTCGTCCGCCAGTTCGCCGTGCCGCTCCCCCTCACCGTGATCGCCGATGCCCTCGGCGTCGACCGCGCCGATATGGACCGCTTCAAGCGCTGGTCCGACGACTCCGTCGCACCCCTCGGCGGCTTCCTCACCCGCGAACGCGAAATCGAGTGCGCGAAGTCGATCGTCGAGTTCCAGCACTATTTCGCCGAGCGGCTCGAAGAGCGGCGCACCAGCCCCCGCGACGATATCCTCACCGACCTCCTCAACGCCCACATCGGCCTCGAGGGCGACGAATCCCGCCCGCTCGATATGGCCGAGATGCTCAGCATCCTCCAGCAGATCCTCGTCGCCGGGAACGAAACCACCACAAACCTCATCGCCTCCGGCATGATGCTCCTCATCCATCGTCCGGAGGTCATGGAGCGGCTCCGCGCGCAGCCCGAGCTCATTCCCAACTTCGTCGAAGAAGCCCTCCGCCTCGAATCGCCGGTCCAGGGCCTCTTCCGCCAGGCCGTCGTCGATACCGAAATCGGCGGCACACCCATCCCTGCCGGCGCCCGCATCCTCCTCTCCTACGCCTCCGCCAACCGCGACGAAGCCGAGTTCCCCCACGCCGACCAGATCGACCTCGAGCGCGAGGCACCCGAAGGCCACCTCGCCTTCGGCCGCGGCGTCCACTACTGCCTGGGCGCCGCCCTCGCCCGCCTCGAGGCGCGCGTTGCGTTCACCCTCCTCCTCAGCCGGCTCAAGAACATCCGCGCCGCCGAGGGCAAGAACGACTACACCCACGTCCCCAGCGTGATCCTCCGTGGCCTCAAGGCCCTCTACCTCGAGTTCGAACCCGCCTGAGGAGACCGCCCGCCGCATGCAGCTCCGCGATACCCCCGAACAGGCCGCCTGGCGCGAAGAGGTCCGCGCCTTCATCCGCGAGAATCTCCCCGCCGAGATCCGCGGCGTCACCGGCTACTTCTACGACCCCCGCACCAACCCCGCCTTCGGCCAGTGGCGCGATGCCCTCGTCCGCCGCGGCTGGATCGCACCCGCCTGGCCGAAGGAGTACGGCGGCGCCGGCATGACCGTCGTCGAACAGTTCATCCTCAACCAGGAGTTCGCCGAGGCCGGCGCCCCCCAGCCCGGCGGCCTCGGCGTCATGATGCTCGGCCCCACCCTCATCACCCACGGCACCGAAGAGCAGAAGCGCGAACACCTCCCCCGCATCCTCAGCGGCGAGGTCATCTGGTGCCAGGGCTACTCCGAACCCGGCGCCGGCTCCGACCTCGCCGGCCTCCAGACCCGCGCCGTCCGCGACGGCGACGACTTCATCATCAACGGCCAGAAGATCTGGACCTCCTTCGCCCACTTCGCCGACTGGTGCTTCCTCCTCGCCCGGACCGACCCCGACGCCCCCAAGCACCGCGGGATCACCTACTTCCTCGTCGATATGAAGTCGCCGGGGATCACCGTCCGCCCGCTGGTCAACATGGCCGGCGGCCACGACTTCAACGAGGTTTTCTTCGAAGACGTCCGCGTCCCCGCGCGCAACGTCGTCGGCGAGGTCAACCGCGGCTGGTACGTCGGCGCCACCACCCTCGACTTCGAGCGCTCCTCCATCGGCACCGCCGTCGGCCAGCGCAAGAGCATCGAACGGTACACCGCCTGGCTGCGCGACCACCGCGCCCAGCTCCCGCCCTCCACCGTCGCGGCCATACGCCTCGCCTGGGCCGACCGCGCCGTCGACGTGCAGGTCCTTACCCTCCTCGCCTACCGCATCATCAGCATGCAGGCGGCCGGCAAGATTCCTAACGCCGAAGCCTCCATCGCCAAGCTCTTCACCTCCGAGACCGGCCAGCGCATCGCGCATACCGCCCTCCGCATGCTCGGCACCGCCGGCGTGCTCATGGACCGCTCCGCGCCGTTCAAAGGCGAAGCCGCCCGCGCCTATCTCAACGCCGTCTCGCTCACCATCGCGGGCGGCACCAGCGAAATCCAGCGCAACATCATCGCCCAGCGCGGTCTCGGCCTCCCGCGCGACTGATTCCGGCCTCTCCGCGGGCAGGGCGCTCCCTCCCGCCCTGCCCGCCTTACAGCAGCGGGTACTCGCCCTTTGCCCAGCGGATGCCCCGCCGCAGCAGCTCCACGTATTCCGGCACCTCCCACGAGCCCGGCTCGAACCGCGGGTACTCCGGGAACTGGAACCGCCCCGCCGCGCTCCCGAACGCCTGCCCGCCCGGTGCCACCAGCATGTCGTACTTCCGGCGCCGGTGCCCCGGCGTCAGGTAGAGCACCGCTCCCTCGCCGAACGGGTGCAGGTACAGCACCGGCCACTCCCGCTCCTCCGGCCACGACGATTCCGCGAAGCCCGGCGCCTCTCCCCCGAACCGCGTGGCCAGGAGCGGCCGCACCTCCCCGTGATACTCGCAGAGGTAGAGCTCCTCCCCATCGCCGGTCTCCCAGCGCCCCAGCCCCTCGACCAGCGGGTGCTCCGCCACCGGCCACACGGGGTACCGCCCGGTCGGCGGGTGCGCGATGAACTGGCTCCCCAGCGTCTCCATGTACCGCGGGAGAATCCGCGGGCTGTGCACGCCG
It encodes:
- a CDS encoding ThuA domain-containing protein; the encoded protein is MGRIDGYLVCGGNWHDFDYPRLRLLELLAEHEDVRVLVGRDFRDIEGIAGCRFVVTYTCDLRPGEAEVENLARFVERGGRWFALHGTNAVFEMEPDGVHSPRILPRYMETLGSQFIAHPPTGRYPVWPVAEHPLVEGLGRWETGDGEELYLCEYHGEVRPLLATRFGGEAPGFAESSWPEEREWPVLYLHPFGEGAVLYLTPGHRRRKYDMLVAPGGQAFGSAAGRFQFPEYPRFEPGSWEVPEYVELLRRGIRWAKGEYPLL
- a CDS encoding cytochrome P450, producing MPSLAEINPLAPETAECPFPFYEAMRRECPVYQVPGAGFFIVSRFEDILHVLRHPEIFSSKSGPGLRPVPDEEILAIMRQGWMPVNTLLTQDPPAHSRYRALVNKAFSARRVASLEPSVTAIANDLIDRFINDGEVELVRQFAVPLPLTVIADALGVDRADMDRFKRWSDDSVAPLGGFLTREREIECAKSIVEFQHYFAERLEERRTSPRDDILTDLLNAHIGLEGDESRPLDMAEMLSILQQILVAGNETTTNLIASGMMLLIHRPEVMERLRAQPELIPNFVEEALRLESPVQGLFRQAVVDTEIGGTPIPAGARILLSYASANRDEAEFPHADQIDLEREAPEGHLAFGRGVHYCLGAALARLEARVAFTLLLSRLKNIRAAEGKNDYTHVPSVILRGLKALYLEFEPA
- a CDS encoding acyl-CoA dehydrogenase, which encodes MQLRDTPEQAAWREEVRAFIRENLPAEIRGVTGYFYDPRTNPAFGQWRDALVRRGWIAPAWPKEYGGAGMTVVEQFILNQEFAEAGAPQPGGLGVMMLGPTLITHGTEEQKREHLPRILSGEVIWCQGYSEPGAGSDLAGLQTRAVRDGDDFIINGQKIWTSFAHFADWCFLLARTDPDAPKHRGITYFLVDMKSPGITVRPLVNMAGGHDFNEVFFEDVRVPARNVVGEVNRGWYVGATTLDFERSSIGTAVGQRKSIERYTAWLRDHRAQLPPSTVAAIRLAWADRAVDVQVLTLLAYRIISMQAAGKIPNAEASIAKLFTSETGQRIAHTALRMLGTAGVLMDRSAPFKGEAARAYLNAVSLTIAGGTSEIQRNIIAQRGLGLPRD